One region of Pseudoalteromonas galatheae genomic DNA includes:
- the lptM gene encoding LPS translocon maturation chaperone LptM: MKATPYKFSVTALVFTTLIGLSGCGQSGPLYLPEQQAKKSNQPKAAQANQPEAEQQER; encoded by the coding sequence ATGAAAGCGACACCTTATAAATTTAGCGTAACGGCACTTGTTTTTACTACTTTAATCGGATTATCGGGTTGCGGTCAAAGCGGTCCGCTTTATTTGCCTGAACAACAGGCTAAAAAATCAAACCAACCGAAAGCAGCACAAGCAAACCAGCCTGAAGCAGAACAACAGGAGCGTTAA
- the cyaY gene encoding iron donor protein CyaY — MTESEYHELADALMLTIEEQIDDCDADLDYESASGILEIIFPDKSKIVINKQAPLHQVWVATKFNGHHFELRGDQWIDNRSGAEFWQFMSDAATKQANIAIEWQHD, encoded by the coding sequence ATGACAGAAAGTGAATATCATGAGTTAGCCGATGCGCTAATGTTGACTATTGAAGAGCAGATCGATGATTGTGACGCTGATTTAGATTACGAATCAGCATCGGGAATTCTAGAGATTATTTTCCCTGACAAGAGCAAAATTGTTATTAACAAACAAGCACCATTGCACCAAGTCTGGGTGGCGACTAAGTTTAATGGTCATCACTTTGAACTGCGTGGCGATCAGTGGATTGATAATCGCTCAGGTGCTGAGTTTTGGCAATTTATGAGCGACGCGGCGACGAAGCAAGCAAATATCGCAATAGAGTGGCAGCACGATTAA
- a CDS encoding alpha/beta hydrolase produces the protein MLEFVDYPAKGQHKASIIWLHGLGDSGNGFLPIASELNLPEELGAHFIFPHAPQQPVTINGGMLMRAWYDIKSFDLDKRADEQGVRDSSAQVEALIQAELDKGIPANRIVLAGFSQGGVIALHLAPRLTVKLAGVMALSTYMCVPEKLSAEAQQSELTIFMAHGSADPVVPMFAGEHALYTLQQQGYEVSWQDYPMEHQVCLEELKAIRAWLITRLSD, from the coding sequence ATGTTGGAGTTTGTAGATTATCCTGCCAAAGGACAACATAAAGCGAGTATTATTTGGCTCCATGGATTAGGTGATTCAGGCAACGGCTTTTTACCTATTGCATCTGAGTTAAACCTGCCTGAGGAATTGGGTGCACACTTTATTTTTCCACATGCACCACAGCAGCCGGTCACCATAAATGGTGGCATGTTGATGCGTGCATGGTATGACATTAAATCATTTGATCTGGATAAAAGAGCGGATGAGCAAGGTGTGCGAGACTCATCAGCTCAGGTTGAAGCGTTAATTCAGGCAGAGCTAGATAAAGGTATCCCAGCTAACCGCATTGTCTTAGCTGGATTTTCTCAAGGGGGGGTGATTGCGCTCCATCTTGCACCGCGTTTAACTGTTAAATTGGCTGGTGTCATGGCACTATCGACTTATATGTGTGTGCCTGAAAAGCTCAGCGCAGAAGCACAGCAAAGCGAGCTCACTATTTTTATGGCGCATGGCAGTGCTGATCCTGTCGTACCTATGTTTGCAGGTGAGCATGCACTTTACACGTTACAACAGCAAGGTTATGAAGTGAGCTGGCAAGACTACCCAATGGAGCATCAGGTATGTCTTGAAGAATTAAAAGCTATTCGCGCTTGGTTAATTACGAGACTGAGTGATTAA